A genome region from Pseudomonas sp. N3-W includes the following:
- a CDS encoding extracellular solute-binding protein produces MSPTLFATAQSALTVYGEAPKYAPGFQHLDYVNPNAPKGGSLRRSSLESGPFDHLVPYVDKGTGVAEIDGWLYAPLAYRSKDEPYSVYGLVAQQMELAPDRTWLRFYLNPAARFDDGSPITAQDVRYTFELLTTQGSLKYRQQFVDVAEVIVESPTQVRFMFKNNESRTLPLDLATLPVLPEHWWRGRNFADGGGFEAPLGSGPYRISAVDAGRSVNFERVKNWWGENLPITRGLYNFDALRVEFFSDTDVSRQVLKAGGFDYNREFSATSFTIGYAGAALDQGRLIREHLAPGAAQGAQGFVFNLQKPLFQDRRVRQAIALLWDFEWSNRQMMRSMYLRQRSFFSHSELSATELPDAEELKILEPWRGRIPDQVFTEVFQAPRTDGSGIIRGQQLQALTLLEEAGWKPWGDQLVNAAGEPLHFTFLNGQKGFERLLLPFKRNLAQIGIGFDIRQVDTAQYTNRVRSRDYDMIVAGYPVSQAPGREMFNYFGADGADDPGSNNYMVLRDPAVDGLLTGLVQADNRESMLRHARALDRVLQWGYYWIPNYYPPGISTVWWNRFGRPAIAPLYDAGLETWWEISPTALTQTQMQQRTKEYAHVGL; encoded by the coding sequence ATGAGCCCAACCCTGTTCGCCACCGCGCAATCCGCCCTGACGGTCTACGGCGAGGCGCCCAAGTACGCGCCGGGCTTCCAGCACCTGGATTACGTGAACCCCAACGCCCCCAAGGGCGGCAGCCTGCGCCGCTCCTCGCTGGAAAGCGGTCCGTTCGATCATCTGGTCCCCTACGTCGACAAAGGCACTGGCGTCGCCGAAATCGACGGTTGGCTGTATGCGCCGCTGGCCTACCGCTCCAAGGATGAGCCCTATAGCGTCTACGGTCTGGTCGCGCAGCAAATGGAGCTGGCACCGGACCGCACCTGGCTGCGTTTCTACCTCAACCCGGCCGCCCGTTTCGATGACGGCAGCCCGATCACCGCGCAAGACGTGCGCTACACCTTCGAACTGTTGACCACCCAGGGCAGCCTGAAATATCGCCAGCAATTCGTCGATGTCGCCGAGGTCATTGTCGAGTCGCCGACTCAGGTGCGCTTCATGTTCAAGAACAACGAAAGCCGCACATTGCCGCTGGATCTGGCGACGCTGCCGGTATTGCCGGAACACTGGTGGCGCGGGCGCAACTTCGCTGACGGTGGCGGGTTCGAAGCGCCGTTGGGCAGCGGGCCGTATCGGATCAGCGCCGTGGACGCCGGGCGCAGCGTCAATTTTGAACGGGTGAAAAACTGGTGGGGCGAGAACTTGCCGATCACCCGCGGCCTCTACAACTTCGATGCGCTGCGGGTCGAGTTTTTCTCTGACACCGACGTTTCGCGACAAGTGCTAAAAGCCGGTGGCTTCGATTACAACCGCGAGTTCTCCGCCACCAGTTTCACCATCGGCTATGCCGGCGCGGCGCTGGATCAGGGGCGACTGATCCGCGAGCATCTGGCCCCCGGCGCGGCCCAGGGCGCCCAGGGGTTTGTGTTCAATCTGCAAAAGCCGCTGTTTCAGGACCGCCGCGTACGTCAGGCGATTGCCTTGCTCTGGGATTTCGAATGGAGCAACCGGCAGATGATGCGCAGCATGTACCTGCGTCAGCGCAGTTTCTTCTCTCACAGCGAACTGTCGGCCACCGAGTTGCCGGATGCCGAAGAGCTGAAGATCCTTGAGCCCTGGCGCGGCCGGATCCCCGATCAGGTGTTCACCGAAGTGTTTCAGGCGCCGCGCACCGATGGCAGCGGCATCATTCGTGGCCAGCAGTTGCAGGCGCTGACGTTGCTGGAAGAGGCGGGCTGGAAGCCCTGGGGCGATCAGTTGGTGAACGCCGCTGGCGAGCCGCTGCACTTCACTTTTCTCAATGGCCAGAAAGGCTTCGAACGTCTGTTGTTGCCGTTCAAACGCAACCTGGCGCAGATCGGCATCGGTTTCGATATCCGTCAGGTCGACACCGCGCAATACACCAACCGTGTGCGCAGCCGCGACTACGACATGATCGTCGCCGGCTACCCGGTGAGCCAGGCGCCGGGGCGCGAGATGTTCAATTACTTTGGTGCCGATGGCGCTGACGATCCCGGTTCCAACAACTACATGGTGCTGCGCGATCCGGCCGTGGACGGCCTGCTCACCGGGCTGGTGCAGGCCGACAACCGCGAGAGCATGTTGCGCCATGCGCGGGCGCTGGACCGGGTGTTGCAGTGGGGCTACTACTGGATTCCCAACTATTACCCGCCGGGGATTTCCACGGTGTGGTGGAACCGTTTCGGCCGCCCGGCGATTGCGCCGCTGTACGACGCCGGCCTGGAAACCTGGTGGGAAATCAGCCCCACGGCGCTGACCCAGACGCAGATGCAACAACGCACCAAGGAGTACGCCCATGTGGGGTTATAG
- a CDS encoding microcin C ABC transporter permease YejB gives MWGYSLRRLLLIVPTLLCILLVNFVIVQAAPGGPVEQAIARLQGIGVGSAVGGGHVETVGGESRATRGLDPKLVADIERQYGFDKPAGERLWLMLKSYARLDFGSSFFRGAKVTDLILQKLPVTLSLGLWATLITYLVSIPLGIRKAVHHGSAFDVWSSAAIIIGYAMPGFLFALLLIVVFGGGTVLDWFPVRGLVSENFAELSAWGKVVDYFWHLVLPVSALVIGGFATLTILTKNSFLNEISRLYVVTARAKGLSEKQVLYGHVFRNAMLLVVAGLPQALVTVFFGGSLLIEVIFSLDGLGRMSYEAAVARDYPVVFGSLFIFTLFGLLIKLLGDLCYTLVDPRIDFTARTA, from the coding sequence ATGTGGGGTTATAGCCTGCGGCGCCTGCTGCTGATCGTGCCGACCTTGTTGTGCATTCTGCTGGTCAATTTCGTCATCGTGCAGGCCGCACCGGGCGGGCCCGTGGAGCAAGCCATTGCGCGCTTGCAGGGCATCGGCGTGGGCAGCGCGGTGGGGGGTGGGCACGTCGAGACCGTCGGCGGCGAATCCCGCGCCACCCGTGGCCTGGACCCGAAACTGGTGGCCGATATCGAGCGTCAGTACGGCTTCGACAAACCGGCTGGCGAACGCTTGTGGCTGATGCTCAAAAGCTATGCACGACTGGATTTCGGTTCGAGTTTCTTCAGGGGCGCGAAGGTCACTGACCTGATCCTGCAGAAGCTGCCGGTGACTTTGTCGCTGGGTTTGTGGGCGACGCTGATCACCTATCTGGTGTCGATTCCGCTGGGTATTCGCAAAGCGGTGCACCACGGCTCGGCGTTCGATGTGTGGAGCAGCGCGGCGATCATCATCGGTTACGCAATGCCGGGATTTCTGTTCGCGCTATTGCTGATCGTGGTGTTCGGTGGCGGCACGGTGCTGGACTGGTTTCCGGTGCGTGGGCTGGTATCGGAAAATTTCGCCGAGCTGTCGGCCTGGGGCAAGGTGGTGGACTACTTCTGGCACCTGGTGCTGCCGGTCAGCGCGCTGGTGATTGGCGGGTTTGCGACGCTGACCATCCTCACCAAGAACAGCTTTCTCAACGAGATTTCGCGGCTGTATGTGGTGACCGCCCGGGCCAAGGGCCTGAGTGAAAAGCAGGTGTTGTACGGCCATGTGTTTCGCAACGCGATGTTGCTGGTGGTCGCCGGTTTGCCCCAGGCGCTGGTGACGGTGTTCTTCGGCGGCTCCTTGCTGATCGAAGTGATCTTCTCCCTCGACGGCCTTGGGCGCATGAGCTACGAAGCGGCGGTGGCCCGTGATTATCCGGTGGTGTTCGGCTCGCTGTTCATCTTCACCTTGTTTGGCCTGCTGATAAAACTGCTGGGCGACCTCTGCTACACCCTGGTCGACCCGCGTATCGATTTCACCGCGAGGACTGCCTGA
- a CDS encoding ABC transporter permease codes for MLTLSPIGRRRWARFKAHRRGWWSLWLFLALFGLSLGGELVANDKPLLVAYQGDWYFPAFKRYTEQDFGGELPFQPDYRSPQTRQLIEGQGGRMWFAPIPFGFDTVNYDLSEPAPSPPTADNWLGTDDQARDVLARVIFGTRISLLFALALTAASAVIGITAGALQGYYGGWIDLIGQRLLEVWSGLPVLYLLIILSGFVEPNFWWLLGIMALFSWLSLVDVVRAEFLRSRGLEYVKAARALGVGDAQVMWRHILPNALSATLTYLPFILTGAIATLSALDFLGFGMPAGSASLGELIGQGKSNLQAPWLGLTAFFALALILSLLVFMGEACRDAFDPRS; via the coding sequence ATGTTGACGTTGTCTCCCATAGGTCGTCGGCGCTGGGCGCGTTTCAAGGCGCATCGGCGTGGCTGGTGGTCGTTGTGGCTGTTTCTGGCGCTGTTCGGTCTGAGCCTGGGCGGTGAACTGGTGGCCAATGACAAACCGTTGCTGGTGGCGTATCAGGGCGACTGGTATTTCCCGGCGTTCAAGCGCTACACCGAACAGGATTTCGGCGGTGAGCTGCCGTTTCAGCCGGATTACCGCAGTCCCCAGACCCGGCAGTTGATCGAAGGGCAGGGCGGGCGGATGTGGTTTGCGCCGATCCCGTTCGGCTTCGACACGGTCAACTACGACCTGAGCGAACCGGCACCGAGCCCGCCGACCGCCGATAACTGGCTGGGCACCGACGATCAGGCGCGGGACGTGCTGGCGCGGGTGATTTTCGGCACGCGTATTTCGCTGCTGTTTGCCCTGGCACTGACCGCCGCCAGCGCCGTGATCGGCATCACCGCCGGAGCGCTGCAAGGCTATTACGGCGGCTGGATCGACCTGATCGGGCAACGCCTGCTGGAGGTCTGGTCGGGGTTGCCGGTGTTGTATCTGCTGATCATTTTGTCGGGCTTTGTCGAACCGAATTTCTGGTGGTTGTTGGGGATCATGGCGCTGTTTTCCTGGCTGAGCCTGGTGGACGTGGTGCGCGCCGAGTTCCTGCGCAGCCGTGGCCTGGAATACGTCAAGGCGGCGCGGGCGCTGGGTGTCGGCGATGCTCAGGTAATGTGGCGGCACATCCTGCCCAACGCTCTGAGCGCCACGCTGACTTACCTGCCGTTCATTCTTACCGGCGCGATCGCGACGCTGTCGGCACTGGATTTTCTCGGTTTCGGCATGCCCGCCGGCAGCGCTTCGCTGGGCGAGTTGATCGGGCAGGGCAAAAGCAATCTGCAAGCACCGTGGCTGGGGCTGACGGCGTTTTTCGCGCTGGCCCTGATTCTGTCTTTGCTGGTGTTCATGGGTGAGGCCTGCCGCGATGCGTTCGATCCACGATCTTGA
- a CDS encoding ABC transporter ATP-binding protein, with the protein MTDNLIELRNLKVAFNGCQVVHGIDLDIRPGECLALVGESGSGKSVTAHSILQLLEPSITRTEGSIRYAGEELLGASQHRLRQLRGNRIAMIFQEPMNSLNPLHTVERQLGETLALHKGLAGAAARKRIVELLELVGIEQPQNRLKAYPHQLSGGQRQRVMIAMALACEPQLLIADEPTTALDVTVQRKILLLLKELQQRLGMALLIISHDLNLVRSIAQRVAVMRGGEIVEQAACEQLFSAPQHPYSVELLNAEPGGTALCRDEAETLLAVSDLKVWFPLGGGWLRPRSYLKAVNGIGLNLQRGKTLGIVGESGSGKSTLGQAILRLIDAQGSIRFQGQALETLSGKALRPLRKRLQMVFQDPFGSLSPRLSVAQIIAEGLQVHSDLNARQREQAVIEVLREVGLDPATRHRYPHEFSGGQRQRIAIARALVLKPDLILLDEPTSALDRTVQKQIVALLRRLQEEHGLTYLFISHDLAVVRALAHDLIVMKDGEVLERGATADLFTSARHPYTRELLAASFSQ; encoded by the coding sequence TTGACCGACAACCTGATCGAACTGCGCAACCTCAAGGTCGCGTTCAATGGCTGCCAAGTGGTGCACGGCATCGACCTGGATATTCGTCCCGGTGAATGCCTGGCGTTGGTGGGGGAGTCCGGCTCCGGCAAATCGGTGACTGCGCACAGCATCCTGCAATTGCTGGAGCCGTCCATTACCCGTACCGAGGGCAGCATTCGGTACGCCGGTGAAGAGCTGCTGGGCGCCAGCCAACATCGCTTGCGCCAGTTGCGTGGCAACCGGATTGCGATGATTTTTCAGGAGCCGATGAACTCGCTCAATCCGCTGCACACCGTCGAGCGACAACTGGGTGAAACCCTGGCGTTACACAAGGGACTGGCCGGTGCGGCGGCGCGCAAACGGATTGTCGAACTGCTGGAACTGGTGGGCATTGAGCAGCCGCAAAATCGATTGAAGGCCTATCCGCACCAATTGTCTGGCGGCCAACGGCAGCGGGTGATGATCGCCATGGCGCTGGCGTGCGAGCCGCAGTTGCTGATCGCCGATGAACCGACCACCGCGCTGGACGTCACGGTGCAACGCAAGATCCTGCTGTTGCTTAAGGAACTTCAACAACGGCTGGGCATGGCGCTGCTGATCATCAGTCACGACTTGAATCTGGTGCGCAGCATCGCGCAGCGAGTGGCGGTGATGCGCGGTGGGGAGATTGTCGAACAAGCCGCTTGCGAACAGCTGTTCAGCGCGCCGCAGCACCCCTACAGCGTCGAGCTGCTGAATGCCGAACCCGGTGGCACGGCGTTGTGTCGGGACGAAGCCGAAACGCTATTGGCGGTCAGTGATCTGAAAGTCTGGTTCCCCCTTGGCGGTGGCTGGCTGCGGCCCAGGTCGTACCTCAAGGCGGTGAACGGCATCGGGTTGAACCTGCAACGGGGCAAGACGCTGGGAATTGTGGGCGAGTCGGGATCCGGCAAGTCGACGTTGGGCCAGGCGATCCTGCGTCTGATCGATGCACAGGGCAGCATCCGTTTTCAGGGGCAGGCGCTGGAGACGCTGAGCGGCAAGGCGTTGCGACCGCTGCGCAAGCGTTTGCAGATGGTTTTTCAGGACCCGTTCGGCAGCCTCAGCCCACGGCTGAGCGTGGCACAGATCATCGCCGAAGGCTTGCAGGTTCACAGCGACCTGAATGCCCGGCAGCGAGAACAGGCTGTGATCGAGGTGCTGCGCGAAGTCGGCCTCGATCCGGCGACACGTCATCGCTATCCCCACGAGTTTTCCGGGGGGCAGCGACAACGTATTGCGATTGCACGCGCATTGGTGCTCAAGCCGGACTTGATTCTGCTGGATGAACCGACCTCGGCGCTGGACCGAACGGTGCAAAAGCAAATCGTCGCACTACTGCGCCGGTTACAGGAGGAACATGGTCTGACGTACCTGTTCATCAGCCACGATCTGGCGGTGGTACGAGCGCTGGCCCATGACCTGATTGTGATGAAAGACGGCGAGGTGCTGGAGCGGGGCGCCACCGCTGATCTGTTCACCTCGGCGCGGCATCCGTATACGCGGGAGTTGTTGGCGGCTTCGTTCAGTCAGTAG
- a CDS encoding SCP2 sterol-binding domain-containing protein — translation MTSVADAVQAMKAKFNPAAAAGLDLVFGFRIDEDKNFSLIVKDGTCDLQEGVNPDAQVTLVMDAETLEGIVDGSTDGMQAFMGGKLRAEGDMMLAMKLSELFPS, via the coding sequence ATGACCTCCGTAGCTGATGCCGTACAAGCAATGAAAGCCAAGTTCAACCCAGCCGCTGCTGCCGGTCTGGACCTGGTATTCGGGTTCCGCATCGACGAAGACAAGAACTTCTCGCTGATCGTCAAAGACGGCACTTGCGACCTGCAAGAAGGCGTGAACCCGGACGCTCAAGTGACCCTGGTCATGGACGCCGAAACCCTGGAAGGCATCGTCGACGGTTCGACCGACGGCATGCAGGCGTTCATGGGCGGCAAACTGCGCGCTGAAGGCGACATGATGCTGGCCATGAAACTGTCCGAGCTGTTCCCGTCCTGA
- a CDS encoding histidine phosphatase family protein has product MGSIYLIRHGQASFGADDYDVLSPIGVRQAEILGQHLAELGISFDRCLSGDLRRQQHTANSALQQYAAVGLPVPLLEIDSAFNEFDAEAVIRALLPAMLDDEPHALDILRNAAQNRTEFQRIFALIIERWLAGSYDTPGLESWLGFVERVHAGLQRILEQTDDTQKIAVFTSGGTITALLHLITQMPARQAFELNWQIVNTSLNQLKFRGREVALASFNSHAHLQLLKAPELITFR; this is encoded by the coding sequence GTGGGCAGCATCTATTTGATTCGACATGGCCAGGCCTCCTTTGGTGCAGACGACTATGACGTTCTGTCGCCAATCGGTGTTCGCCAGGCAGAAATCCTCGGCCAGCACCTTGCCGAGCTGGGTATCAGCTTCGATCGCTGCCTCTCGGGTGACCTGCGTCGTCAGCAACATACGGCCAACAGCGCGCTGCAACAGTACGCCGCCGTGGGTCTGCCGGTGCCGCTTCTGGAAATCGACTCCGCCTTCAACGAATTCGACGCCGAAGCCGTCATTCGTGCGCTGCTGCCGGCCATGCTGGACGACGAACCCCATGCGCTGGACATCCTGCGCAACGCCGCGCAAAACCGCACCGAGTTCCAGCGCATCTTCGCCCTGATCATCGAACGCTGGCTGGCCGGCTCTTACGACACACCGGGTCTGGAAAGCTGGCTGGGGTTTGTCGAGCGGGTCCATGCCGGCCTGCAGCGCATCCTCGAGCAGACCGATGACACACAGAAAATCGCCGTGTTCACCTCCGGCGGCACCATCACCGCACTGCTCCATCTGATTACCCAAATGCCTGCGCGGCAGGCGTTTGAGCTCAACTGGCAAATCGTCAACACCTCGCTCAACCAACTGAAGTTCCGTGGTCGCGAGGTGGCTCTGGCTTCCTTCAACAGTCATGCACACCTGCAACTGCTGAAGGCCCCGGAACTCATCACGTTTCGCTGA
- the sohB gene encoding protease SohB, whose amino-acid sequence MDFLMEYASFLAKTVTLVIAILVVLASFAALRSKGRRKSAGQLQVSKLNDFYKGLRERLEQSLLDKDQLKALRKSAAKSEKKQKKKPDAKGRVFVLDFDGDIKASATESLRHEITALLTLATPRDEVVLRLESGGGMVHSYGLASSQLARIRQAGVPLTVCIDKVAASGGYMMACIGEKIISAPFAILGSIGVVAQLPNVNRLLKKHDIDFEVLTAGEYKRTLTVFGENTEKGREKFQEDLDITHELFKNFVSRYRPQLAIDEVATGEVWLGVAALDKQLVDELKTSDEYLAERAKGAELYHLHYAERKSLQERIGMAASGSVDRVLLSWWSRLTQQRFW is encoded by the coding sequence GTGGATTTTCTGATGGAATACGCCAGTTTCCTGGCAAAGACCGTGACTCTGGTGATCGCCATTCTGGTGGTCCTGGCCAGTTTTGCGGCGCTGCGCAGTAAAGGGCGGCGTAAATCGGCTGGGCAGTTGCAGGTCAGCAAGCTCAATGATTTCTATAAAGGGCTGCGTGAACGTCTGGAGCAGAGCCTGCTCGACAAGGATCAGCTCAAGGCCTTGCGCAAGTCCGCCGCCAAGTCCGAGAAAAAACAGAAGAAGAAACCCGACGCCAAGGGCCGGGTGTTCGTGCTCGATTTCGACGGTGATATCAAGGCCTCGGCCACTGAAAGCCTGCGCCACGAAATTACCGCATTGCTGACCCTGGCCACGCCCAGGGATGAAGTGGTACTGCGTCTGGAAAGCGGCGGCGGCATGGTTCACAGCTACGGCCTGGCGTCCTCGCAACTGGCGCGCATCCGCCAGGCCGGCGTGCCGCTGACCGTGTGCATCGACAAGGTCGCGGCCAGCGGCGGCTACATGATGGCGTGCATCGGCGAGAAGATCATCAGCGCGCCGTTCGCCATCCTTGGCTCGATCGGCGTGGTGGCGCAGTTGCCCAACGTCAATCGCCTGCTGAAAAAACATGACATTGATTTTGAAGTGCTGACCGCGGGGGAGTACAAGCGCACCCTGACTGTTTTTGGCGAAAACACCGAGAAGGGCCGGGAGAAGTTCCAGGAGGACCTGGACATCACCCACGAGCTGTTCAAGAACTTCGTCTCCCGTTATCGCCCGCAACTGGCCATCGATGAAGTGGCCACCGGTGAAGTCTGGCTGGGCGTGGCGGCGCTGGACAAACAACTGGTCGACGAACTCAAGACCAGTGACGAGTACCTCGCCGAACGTGCCAAGGGCGCCGAGCTTTACCACTTGCATTACGCCGAACGCAAAAGCCTGCAAGAGCGCATCGGCATGGCGGCCAGCGGTTCGGTGGATCGCGTATTGCTGAGTTGGTGGAGTCGCCTGACTCAACAACGCTTCTGGTAG
- a CDS encoding DUF6543 domain-containing protein, giving the protein MPSTLTNKNTQDMTPEEQGAFFELFKYKEHPSWLLSTTPERHRALHASLVASHHSRAETVKALGGLKRPEKFCSPLLAKAMSDKLGESLDVRGVIFQHVRSTSSLLGLRKKRVLPIDRDLLGAACENFEVSETWLTGVTIDEKVRRRLLWGAQALQRHPGLVLPDAAGGDSAVSKKSEPVQ; this is encoded by the coding sequence ATGCCTTCAACTTTAACGAATAAAAATACACAGGATATGACGCCCGAAGAACAAGGCGCCTTTTTCGAACTTTTCAAATATAAAGAACACCCGTCATGGCTGCTCAGTACCACACCTGAACGGCATAGGGCTCTGCACGCCAGCCTGGTGGCCAGCCATCACTCCAGGGCCGAAACCGTCAAGGCACTGGGCGGGCTCAAGCGTCCGGAAAAATTCTGCAGCCCTCTGCTGGCCAAGGCCATGTCTGACAAGTTGGGAGAGTCTCTGGATGTACGAGGTGTTATTTTCCAGCATGTTCGCTCGACTTCAAGTTTGCTGGGGCTTCGCAAGAAACGTGTGTTGCCAATTGACAGGGACTTGCTGGGCGCCGCGTGTGAGAACTTTGAGGTCAGCGAAACATGGCTGACAGGTGTCACCATTGACGAAAAGGTACGAAGGCGATTGTTGTGGGGGGCGCAGGCCTTGCAGCGGCATCCCGGCCTTGTGTTGCCAGACGCTGCGGGTGGTGATTCGGCGGTCAGCAAAAAGTCGGAGCCTGTTCAATGA